A part of Microbacterium atlanticum genomic DNA contains:
- a CDS encoding alpha-L-rhamnosidase — protein sequence MTDAAAPRRTHDPADARVASLRAELRDDTPFVATPTPRLTWTVTSAQPWLQASAEATDGRRTVPLDDGESALVAWPFDPLAPDEIREVRVRARSTAGDRTAWSEPLRVEAGFLAPGEWTAQPIGLDDAAREAQPALVRTRFTVDRPVARALLFWTALGVAEPELNGAAVSDDVLSPGWTAYRDRLVHETVDVTALLRTGENVLGATIAGAWYTEKYGFFAFTNRVYGTQPSFLAQLRVTYEDGVVETLAATGDGWTAAGGGPVVDSGIYAGEHQDLRRALPGWSEPGRTPTDDDGWAPARVGAAALAGFEAVPTPEARIAPPVRRTQEIPVAGVLTTPSGGTILDFGQNLVGRIRLRVRGERGTRVVVRHAEVLEDGELGLRPLRNARATATFDLSGGDDILESRFSFYGFRYAQITGADVDPADVEAVVLHTDMRRTGWFSSSHEMLDRLHENVVWGMRGNFLSIPTDCPQRDERLGWTGDIQVFSPTAAFLYDCDGFLASWLRDLALEQSRQNGNVPLVVPSALPAFGDGLGPTAAWGDAATVVPTVLHERYGDLGVVRDQYESMRSWVDAVLRDAGDSGLWAGRMQLGDWLDPAAPPDKPGRAKVDGDIVATAYLARSLRQVADAAALLGKDADAGAYAALAERSRVAFAAEYVTPAGRMMSDAPTAYALALEFDLVTDPVARAGLADRLASLVREGGYRIGTGFVGTPLVTDALTAAGHLAAAERLLLQTECPSWLYPVTMGATTVWERWDSLLPDGTVNPGEMTSFNHYALGAVADWLHRSVAGLAPAAPGYRRLRIAPRPLPALDRATARHLTPYGEASVSWHRDGDAIVVRAVVPPNTTAEVDLPGHDGTGALEVGSGEHEWRIAAEPASPRPQLPGLRASLADVIDDPRAYRALLDTLAESDEARAESVRTETVWASGRSASTALMFTPPDLLDRVDAAIRAATAG from the coding sequence GTGACGGATGCCGCGGCCCCGCGCCGCACCCATGACCCGGCCGACGCCCGCGTGGCCTCGCTGCGCGCCGAGCTGCGCGACGACACCCCGTTCGTCGCCACGCCGACGCCCCGCCTGACCTGGACGGTCACGTCTGCGCAGCCGTGGCTGCAGGCGAGCGCGGAGGCGACGGACGGCCGGCGGACGGTTCCCCTCGACGACGGGGAGTCGGCGCTCGTCGCCTGGCCTTTCGACCCCCTCGCGCCGGACGAGATCCGCGAGGTCCGCGTGCGCGCGCGGTCGACAGCGGGCGACCGCACGGCGTGGAGCGAGCCGCTCCGCGTGGAGGCGGGCTTCCTCGCTCCGGGCGAATGGACCGCGCAGCCGATCGGCCTGGACGACGCGGCGCGCGAGGCTCAGCCGGCGCTCGTGCGCACCCGCTTCACGGTCGACCGGCCCGTCGCCAGGGCGCTGCTGTTCTGGACCGCGCTCGGGGTCGCGGAGCCCGAGCTCAACGGCGCCGCGGTGTCAGATGACGTGCTCTCGCCGGGCTGGACCGCGTACCGCGACCGCCTGGTGCACGAGACGGTCGACGTCACCGCTCTGCTGCGCACCGGGGAGAACGTCCTCGGCGCGACGATCGCCGGCGCCTGGTACACCGAGAAGTACGGCTTCTTCGCCTTCACGAACCGGGTCTACGGCACGCAGCCGTCCTTCCTCGCCCAGCTGCGCGTCACCTACGAGGACGGCGTCGTCGAGACGCTGGCCGCCACCGGCGACGGCTGGACCGCCGCGGGCGGCGGCCCGGTCGTCGACAGCGGCATCTACGCCGGCGAGCACCAGGACCTGCGCCGCGCGCTGCCCGGCTGGTCCGAGCCCGGTCGCACCCCCACCGACGACGACGGCTGGGCGCCGGCGCGCGTCGGCGCCGCCGCGCTCGCGGGCTTCGAAGCCGTGCCGACGCCCGAGGCGCGCATCGCTCCCCCGGTCCGTCGCACCCAGGAGATCCCGGTCGCCGGCGTGCTGACCACCCCATCGGGCGGGACGATCCTCGACTTCGGGCAGAACCTCGTCGGGCGGATCCGTCTGCGAGTGCGTGGCGAGCGCGGCACCCGGGTCGTCGTGCGCCACGCGGAGGTCCTGGAAGACGGCGAGCTCGGCCTCCGTCCCCTCCGCAACGCGCGGGCCACCGCCACCTTCGATCTCTCCGGCGGGGACGACATCCTGGAGTCCCGCTTCTCGTTCTACGGCTTCCGGTACGCGCAGATCACGGGCGCCGACGTCGACCCCGCCGACGTCGAGGCCGTCGTGCTGCACACCGACATGCGCCGCACCGGCTGGTTCTCGTCGTCGCACGAGATGCTGGACCGCCTGCACGAGAACGTGGTGTGGGGCATGCGGGGGAATTTCCTGTCGATCCCGACCGACTGCCCTCAGCGCGACGAGCGGCTGGGCTGGACGGGAGACATCCAGGTCTTCTCTCCGACGGCCGCGTTCCTCTACGACTGCGACGGCTTCCTCGCGTCGTGGCTGCGCGACCTCGCGCTCGAGCAGTCGCGGCAGAACGGGAACGTGCCGCTGGTCGTGCCGTCGGCGCTTCCTGCCTTCGGCGACGGCCTCGGCCCGACCGCCGCGTGGGGCGACGCCGCCACCGTGGTCCCGACCGTCCTCCATGAGCGCTACGGCGACCTCGGCGTGGTGCGCGACCAGTACGAGAGCATGAGGTCGTGGGTCGACGCGGTGCTGCGCGACGCCGGAGACAGCGGCTTGTGGGCCGGGCGCATGCAGCTCGGCGACTGGCTCGACCCGGCGGCACCGCCCGACAAGCCCGGACGGGCCAAGGTCGACGGTGACATCGTGGCGACGGCCTACCTCGCCCGGTCGCTTCGCCAGGTCGCCGACGCGGCGGCCCTGCTCGGGAAGGACGCGGATGCCGGCGCCTATGCGGCGCTCGCCGAGCGGAGCCGCGTAGCCTTCGCCGCCGAGTACGTCACACCCGCCGGGCGCATGATGAGCGACGCGCCGACGGCGTACGCACTGGCCCTCGAGTTCGACCTCGTGACCGATCCGGTCGCCCGCGCCGGTCTCGCCGACCGCCTGGCGTCCCTGGTGCGCGAGGGCGGATATCGCATCGGCACGGGCTTCGTCGGCACGCCGCTCGTCACCGACGCGCTGACGGCAGCCGGCCATCTGGCGGCCGCCGAGCGCCTGCTGCTGCAGACGGAGTGCCCGTCGTGGCTCTACCCGGTGACCATGGGCGCGACGACGGTGTGGGAGCGCTGGGACAGCCTGCTCCCGGACGGCACGGTGAACCCCGGAGAGATGACGTCGTTCAACCACTACGCGCTCGGCGCCGTCGCCGACTGGCTGCACCGCAGCGTGGCAGGTCTCGCACCGGCGGCTCCCGGGTACCGGCGCCTGCGCATCGCCCCGCGTCCGCTCCCGGCGCTCGACCGGGCGACGGCGCGCCACCTCACGCCCTACGGCGAGGCATCCGTCTCATGGCACCGTGACGGCGATGCGATCGTCGTGCGCGCGGTGGTTCCCCCGAACACGACCGCCGAGGTCGACCTGCCCGGGCACGACGGCACCGGTGCGCTGGAGGTCGGCTCCGGGGAGCACGAATGGCGCATCGCCGCCGAGCCGGCGTCCCCGCGGCCCCAGCTGCCCGGGCTCCGGGCATCCCTCGCCGACGTCATCGACGACCCGCGCGCCTACCGGGCGCTGCTGGACACCCTGGCGGAGTCCGACGAGGCCCGGGCGGAGTCGGTGCGCACCGAGACGGTCTGGGCGTCGGGCCGCTCGGCCTCGACGGCGCTGATGTTCACGCCGCCCGATCTGCTCGACCGCGTCGACGCGGCGATCCGCGCCGCGACCGCCGGCTGA
- a CDS encoding DUF1593 domain-containing protein, translated as MSALEPVVSRIPRPRTIVTADPELDDLNSMIRFLLYSNEVEVEGLVYASSRFHWRGDGRGTEFFLPEREYDKPQTSWRWAPSERFIHDAVEAYAEVHENLRRHDPRYPEPDALRAVIRDGNIDFEGDTSAESPGSRLIADVLLDDRPGPVFLQLWAGPSTVARALMSIEERFRGTDEWDAVHAAVSAKAVITKFASQDGTYDDYIAPVWPGIRTIEVATLAWGYMARRTVRAEDQHLLSAEWTRENVTEVGPLGALYRVWGDGRQMVPGDMTDYFHLSGLSADELRAQGYQVWMDPQRAGEWISEGDTTNMLNLLVPGLRGHEHPSYGGWGGRYRPTEPGADTWGLVDAAFHPGGAEWATGGPTGDEGSVARWFADAQADFAARLRWTVTGWDEANHHPRLSIAGGIDREAAPGDRVALEASVTDPDGDAVTLRWWVYAEAGSYVGEVALAADGAQAAIEIPADARPGDTIHVIAEALDDAALPLKAYQRVIITVR; from the coding sequence GTGAGCGCCCTCGAGCCCGTCGTCTCGAGGATCCCCCGTCCGCGCACCATCGTGACGGCCGACCCGGAGCTCGACGACCTCAACTCGATGATCCGCTTCCTCCTGTACAGCAACGAGGTGGAGGTCGAGGGGCTCGTCTACGCCTCCAGTCGCTTCCACTGGCGAGGGGACGGGAGGGGGACCGAGTTCTTCCTCCCCGAGCGCGAGTACGACAAGCCGCAGACGTCCTGGCGCTGGGCGCCGAGCGAGCGCTTCATCCACGACGCGGTCGAGGCGTACGCGGAGGTCCACGAGAACCTCCGCCGCCACGATCCGCGGTATCCCGAGCCCGACGCCCTCCGCGCCGTGATCCGCGACGGGAACATCGACTTCGAGGGCGACACCTCCGCTGAGTCGCCGGGGTCCCGGCTCATCGCCGACGTGCTCCTGGACGACCGCCCGGGGCCCGTGTTCCTCCAGCTGTGGGCGGGCCCGAGCACGGTGGCGCGGGCGCTCATGTCGATCGAGGAGCGGTTCCGCGGCACCGACGAGTGGGACGCCGTGCACGCCGCGGTGTCCGCGAAGGCCGTCATCACGAAGTTCGCCTCGCAGGACGGCACCTACGACGACTACATCGCGCCCGTCTGGCCCGGCATCCGGACCATCGAGGTCGCCACGCTCGCGTGGGGCTACATGGCTCGGCGCACGGTGCGGGCCGAGGACCAGCACCTGCTCAGCGCCGAGTGGACGCGGGAGAACGTGACGGAGGTCGGGCCCCTGGGTGCGCTCTATCGGGTGTGGGGCGATGGCCGGCAGATGGTGCCCGGTGACATGACGGACTACTTCCACCTCTCCGGTCTCTCCGCCGACGAGCTGCGGGCCCAGGGCTACCAGGTCTGGATGGACCCGCAGCGGGCCGGCGAGTGGATCTCGGAGGGCGACACCACCAACATGCTGAACCTGCTGGTGCCGGGCCTGCGCGGCCACGAGCATCCGTCCTACGGCGGCTGGGGCGGGCGTTATCGGCCCACCGAGCCGGGCGCCGACACGTGGGGCCTCGTGGACGCCGCGTTCCACCCGGGCGGCGCGGAGTGGGCGACCGGCGGTCCGACCGGCGATGAGGGGTCGGTTGCGCGGTGGTTCGCCGATGCGCAGGCGGACTTCGCCGCGCGGCTTCGCTGGACCGTCACCGGCTGGGACGAGGCCAACCACCACCCCCGCCTGTCGATCGCGGGCGGGATCGACCGGGAGGCCGCGCCCGGCGACCGCGTGGCGCTGGAGGCATCCGTCACCGATCCCGACGGCGATGCGGTGACCCTGCGCTGGTGGGTCTACGCCGAGGCGGGATCGTACGTGGGCGAGGTCGCGCTCGCAGCGGACGGCGCACAGGCCGCGATCGAGATCCCCGCCGACGCCCGTCCGGGCGACACCATCCACGTGATCGCCGAGGCCCTCGACGATGCGGCGCTGCCGCTGAAGGCCTACCAGCGCGTGATCATCACGGTCCGCTGA
- a CDS encoding nucleoside hydrolase, translating into MTTVPTPADTEAARAGRTWQLGETPWQDLPPLGAPRARVIIDNDFSGDPDDLYQLVHHLLSPSVDIRLVVASHLRPGDPFDPSDSQAGHAAAVARDVFARMGLQSVGVIVEGANSPLADAATPRPAPAVDAIIAEALRDDVETPLFYLAGGGLTDLASAWLQEPRVAERLTLVWIGGAEHEGLAVPPPNAMPIEYNLLIDVTAAQVVFGDSRIPVWQVPRDVYRQCLVSDAELRLRVAATGPLGRHLYDEVAQVMRMVSTFSGGAAETYALGDSPLVLLSALQSVFEPDPTSSRYVARPTPAIGDDGAYIEVPDARPIRVYTWVDTRLMFEDFYLKLAEFDSWQAGADAAEVTA; encoded by the coding sequence ATGACGACCGTGCCGACACCGGCCGACACCGAGGCCGCACGCGCCGGCCGCACCTGGCAGCTGGGCGAGACGCCGTGGCAGGACCTCCCGCCGCTCGGCGCTCCCCGCGCCCGCGTGATCATCGACAACGACTTCTCGGGCGATCCGGACGACCTCTACCAGCTGGTGCACCATCTGCTGTCGCCGAGCGTCGACATCCGGCTCGTCGTGGCCTCGCACCTGCGACCGGGGGATCCGTTCGACCCGAGTGACTCCCAGGCGGGCCACGCCGCCGCCGTCGCCCGCGACGTCTTCGCTCGGATGGGACTGCAGTCCGTCGGCGTGATCGTCGAGGGCGCGAACTCGCCGCTCGCCGATGCCGCGACCCCCCGGCCGGCGCCCGCCGTCGACGCCATCATCGCCGAGGCGCTCCGCGACGACGTCGAGACGCCGCTGTTCTACCTCGCCGGCGGGGGACTGACCGACCTCGCCTCGGCATGGCTGCAGGAGCCCCGGGTGGCCGAGCGCCTCACGCTGGTGTGGATCGGGGGCGCCGAGCACGAGGGACTCGCCGTGCCGCCGCCGAACGCCATGCCGATCGAGTACAACCTGCTCATCGACGTGACCGCCGCGCAGGTCGTCTTCGGCGACTCCCGGATCCCGGTCTGGCAGGTGCCGCGCGACGTGTACCGCCAGTGCCTGGTGTCCGACGCCGAGCTGCGGCTCCGGGTCGCGGCCACGGGCCCGCTCGGCCGTCATCTCTACGATGAGGTCGCGCAGGTGATGCGGATGGTGAGCACCTTCTCCGGCGGCGCCGCCGAGACGTACGCGCTGGGCGACTCGCCGCTCGTGCTGCTGAGCGCGCTGCAGTCGGTCTTCGAGCCCGACCCCACCTCGAGCCGCTACGTCGCTCGGCCGACCCCGGCGATCGGCGACGACGGCGCCTACATCGAGGTGCCCGACGCCCGTCCGATCCGCGTGTACACGTGGGTGGACACCCGCCTCATGTTCGAGGACTTCTATCTGAAGCTCGCCGAGTTCGACAGCTGGCAGGCCGGTGCGGATGCCGCGGAGGTGACCGCGTGA
- a CDS encoding DUF202 domain-containing protein, whose amino-acid sequence MTELFDPGLQPERTELAWRRTALAVGVGSLVAMRLLPVAFADPWWILVGVAGLVVAGVLWVISRRRGRRTVDILLTRGDRAPLPGAGPLAFLAGFVALSGVVAVAVVVAIAVV is encoded by the coding sequence ATGACGGAGCTCTTCGATCCCGGCCTGCAGCCCGAGCGCACCGAGCTCGCCTGGCGGCGGACCGCCCTCGCCGTCGGGGTGGGCTCGCTCGTCGCGATGCGGCTGCTTCCCGTCGCCTTCGCCGACCCGTGGTGGATCCTCGTGGGCGTCGCTGGCCTCGTCGTCGCGGGAGTGCTCTGGGTGATCTCCCGGCGACGGGGCCGACGAACCGTCGACATCCTGCTCACGCGCGGCGATCGCGCGCCGCTCCCGGGTGCGGGACCGCTCGCGTTCCTGGCCGGCTTCGTCGCGCTGTCCGGTGTCGTGGCGGTGGCTGTCGTCGTAGCGATCGCCGTCGTCTGA
- a CDS encoding YidH family protein: MSGERRFPASVFGQGSEPDARFTLANERTFLAWIRTALALIAGGVALELLGLELHPALRLAASLVLVVAGVLTPALAWVGWSRAERALRTGRALPASLLGIVLAVAVTAAGVLVLLAILLR; encoded by the coding sequence GTGAGCGGGGAGCGCCGGTTCCCGGCATCCGTCTTCGGTCAGGGCTCCGAACCCGACGCCCGGTTCACCCTCGCGAACGAGCGCACGTTCCTGGCGTGGATCCGCACGGCGCTCGCCCTCATCGCGGGCGGCGTCGCGCTCGAGCTCCTCGGGCTCGAGCTGCACCCCGCGCTCCGCCTGGCCGCCTCGCTCGTGCTCGTGGTCGCCGGCGTGCTCACTCCTGCACTCGCCTGGGTGGGCTGGTCGCGCGCCGAGCGGGCGCTGCGCACGGGCCGCGCGCTCCCCGCCTCTCTGCTCGGCATCGTTCTGGCGGTCGCCGTGACCGCCGCCGGGGTGCTCGTGCTGCTCGCGATCCTGCTGCGATGA
- a CDS encoding formylglycine-generating enzyme family protein, translated as MEDDRTDCGPSCACGAPQRSQFVQIGRADAAPAASPANAARHVMEQVAVPAGEFTMGDSSGDRNPGDGESPLHRVTLQAFTIDATTVTNDDFARFVADTGYRTEAETFGFSAVFHLAVRAPASDVMGQAAGTPWWLGVRGADWAHPGGSGSTLDGLGDHPVVHVSWNDAQAYCAWAGRRLPTEAEWEYAARGGVDGAKYPWGDDDVDAGGWRANIWQGDFPRTNTLEDGYLTTAPARAFDRNGYGLWQPVGNVWEWCADWFSPRTYTEEPVTDPRGPERGGARVLRGGSYLCHISYCNRYRNSARSQNTPDSSMGNAGFRTVAA; from the coding sequence ATGGAGGACGACCGGACCGACTGCGGGCCGTCTTGTGCGTGCGGGGCGCCGCAGCGGTCGCAATTCGTGCAGATCGGGCGAGCGGATGCCGCGCCTGCGGCCTCCCCGGCGAACGCAGCGCGGCACGTCATGGAGCAGGTCGCCGTCCCGGCGGGCGAGTTCACGATGGGCGACTCGTCGGGGGATCGCAACCCCGGCGACGGCGAGTCGCCGCTCCACCGTGTCACGCTCCAGGCGTTCACCATCGACGCGACGACGGTCACCAACGACGACTTCGCCCGGTTCGTCGCCGACACCGGGTACCGCACCGAGGCGGAGACGTTCGGCTTCAGCGCGGTGTTCCACCTCGCGGTGCGGGCGCCGGCATCGGATGTGATGGGGCAGGCGGCGGGAACGCCGTGGTGGCTCGGCGTGCGCGGTGCCGACTGGGCGCACCCGGGCGGCAGCGGCTCGACGCTCGACGGCCTCGGCGATCACCCCGTGGTCCATGTCAGCTGGAACGACGCGCAGGCGTATTGCGCGTGGGCCGGGCGCCGGCTTCCCACCGAGGCGGAGTGGGAGTACGCCGCGCGCGGTGGCGTCGACGGCGCGAAGTATCCCTGGGGAGACGACGACGTGGATGCCGGCGGCTGGCGCGCGAACATCTGGCAGGGCGACTTCCCCCGGACGAACACGCTCGAGGACGGCTACCTCACCACGGCGCCCGCGAGAGCCTTCGACCGGAACGGCTACGGGCTGTGGCAGCCGGTGGGGAACGTCTGGGAGTGGTGCGCCGACTGGTTCTCGCCCCGCACGTACACGGAGGAGCCGGTGACCGATCCGCGCGGCCCCGAGCGGGGCGGCGCCCGGGTGCTCCGAGGCGGCAGCTATCTCTGTCACATCTCGTACTGCAACCGCTACCGCAACTCGGCGCGCTCGCAGAACACGCCCGATTCCTCCATGGGCAACGCCGGATTCCGGACGGTCGCCGCGTGA
- a CDS encoding sulfatase/phosphatase domain-containing protein, translated as MRVSCGIRYYGAGLGVPGASDRVFEPEWELYDLRDDPVEVRNVADDPAYAEVRADLEAKLEQYQRHYRDEPYRGPDTPHPAWGPHDEETLERVRRVFAR; from the coding sequence TTGCGCGTCTCGTGCGGGATCCGCTACTACGGCGCCGGGCTCGGCGTGCCGGGCGCCTCCGACCGCGTCTTCGAGCCGGAGTGGGAGCTGTACGACCTGAGAGACGACCCCGTCGAGGTGCGCAACGTCGCCGACGACCCTGCGTACGCCGAGGTCCGCGCCGATCTCGAGGCAAAGCTCGAGCAGTACCAGCGGCACTATCGTGACGAGCCGTATCGAGGTCCGGACACGCCGCACCCCGCATGGGGCCCCCATGACGAGGAGACGCTCGAGCGGGTCCGGCGCGTCTTCGCCCGGTGA
- a CDS encoding sulfatase, whose product MRAVMLMFDSLNRHMVPPFVDDVPPLPGFRRLAERTVAFGNFYAGSMPCMPARRELHTGRHNFLHRSWGPLEPFDDSVPAMLGANGIHTHLVSDHLHYWEDGGATYHTRYSTWEFFRGQEGDPWKGVVGRGDVRLPAPLRARMQDAVNREHMSTEETHSQTRTVDAGLEFIRTNAEADDWMLQIELFDPHEPFFAAERFRQARGLDSEASFDWPAYRRVLEDDGDVDKARGEYLALLDMCDHSVGRVLDAMDEHGLWDDTMLIVNTDHGFLLGEHGWWAKSMQPWFNELVHLPMYLWDPRSGRRGIRDDRLAQTIDIPTTLLDFFGVERTDDMTGIPLAGDADAAHEGALFGIHGGHVNVTDGRHVYMRAADSPANSPLEEFTLMPTHMRARFSVGELASWEPAEPFTFTKGLRTMRMASTAMWLNSWQHGTMLFDLSTDPEQLQPIADDTVELRMAQLLVELMHRSDAPAGQFTRLGLPAEGDVGPEHLRAGAHRERALRTGEPIPRRHELRAAELLSRPLGQLLADAQLGAVVARHAPDVVNTEMVGLPRGADLLSMAARAAIDAQTLRALEAELAGVIAGRVSAAT is encoded by the coding sequence ATGCGCGCCGTCATGCTGATGTTCGACAGCCTCAACCGGCATATGGTGCCTCCGTTCGTGGACGACGTGCCGCCGCTCCCGGGCTTCCGTCGGCTCGCCGAGCGGACCGTCGCGTTCGGCAACTTCTACGCCGGCTCGATGCCGTGCATGCCGGCGCGACGCGAGCTCCACACGGGCCGCCACAACTTCCTCCACCGCAGCTGGGGACCGCTGGAGCCGTTCGACGATTCGGTGCCGGCCATGCTCGGCGCGAACGGCATCCACACCCATCTCGTCTCCGACCATCTGCACTACTGGGAGGACGGCGGCGCGACCTACCACACGCGTTACTCGACGTGGGAGTTCTTCCGCGGCCAGGAGGGCGATCCTTGGAAGGGCGTCGTGGGGCGCGGCGACGTGCGCCTCCCCGCTCCCCTGCGCGCGCGCATGCAGGACGCCGTGAACCGAGAGCACATGTCGACGGAGGAGACGCACTCCCAGACCCGCACCGTCGACGCCGGTCTCGAGTTCATCCGCACCAACGCCGAGGCGGACGACTGGATGCTCCAGATCGAGCTCTTCGACCCGCATGAGCCGTTCTTCGCCGCCGAGCGATTCCGGCAGGCTCGCGGACTGGACTCCGAGGCATCCTTCGACTGGCCGGCGTACCGGCGGGTGCTCGAAGACGACGGCGACGTCGACAAGGCCCGCGGCGAGTACCTCGCGCTGCTGGACATGTGCGACCACTCCGTCGGCCGCGTGCTGGACGCCATGGACGAGCACGGGCTCTGGGACGACACGATGCTGATCGTCAACACCGATCACGGCTTCCTGCTCGGCGAGCACGGCTGGTGGGCGAAGTCGATGCAGCCGTGGTTCAACGAGCTCGTGCACCTCCCGATGTACCTGTGGGATCCCCGCTCGGGACGCCGCGGCATCCGTGATGACCGTCTGGCGCAGACCATCGACATCCCGACCACGCTGCTGGACTTCTTCGGCGTGGAGCGCACGGACGACATGACCGGCATCCCGCTCGCCGGGGACGCGGACGCGGCGCACGAGGGCGCGCTGTTCGGCATCCACGGCGGCCATGTGAACGTCACGGACGGACGCCACGTCTACATGCGAGCCGCGGACTCGCCCGCCAACTCCCCGCTCGAGGAGTTCACGCTCATGCCCACGCATATGCGCGCGCGGTTCTCGGTCGGGGAGTTGGCGTCATGGGAGCCGGCCGAGCCGTTCACCTTCACCAAGGGCCTGCGCACCATGCGCATGGCGTCGACGGCGATGTGGCTGAACTCGTGGCAGCACGGAACGATGCTCTTCGACCTGTCGACGGACCCGGAGCAGCTGCAGCCGATCGCCGACGACACGGTGGAACTGCGGATGGCGCAGCTCCTCGTGGAGCTGATGCATCGCAGCGACGCGCCGGCCGGCCAGTTCACGCGCCTCGGGCTTCCCGCGGAGGGCGACGTCGGTCCGGAGCACCTGCGCGCCGGCGCGCACCGCGAGCGTGCGCTGCGCACCGGCGAGCCGATCCCTCGTCGACACGAGCTGCGGGCGGCCGAGCTGCTGAGCCGCCCCCTCGGCCAGCTGCTGGCGGACGCTCAGCTCGGCGCGGTCGTGGCCCGGCACGCGCCGGACGTGGTGAACACCGAGATGGTCGGACTCCCGCGCGGAGCGGACCTGCTGTCGATGGCGGCACGGGCGGCCATCGACGCCCAGACGCTTCGAGCGCTCGAAGCCGAGCTGGCCGGGGTGATCGCTGGGCGCGTCTCCGCAGCGACGTGA
- a CDS encoding D-arabinono-1,4-lactone oxidase, whose translation MERNWAGTYEYTAPRIVTATSVDDVRRVLAEPGRVRALGTRHSFTDLPDTTGTLVDVTGFAPEFELDEAAQTVTVPAGIRYGVLAVWLDERGWALRNMGSLPHINVGGATATGTHGSGDRNQVLSASVRALRYVGADAEVHDVRRGDPDFDALVVGLGAFGIVVALTLDVQPAFRVRQDIYTGVTWDRALAEYDALTSLAYSVSVFSRWEEPSVGYVWVKTRLDADDDPVPDTLLDGARALSGESPLGPEDNVTELAGVPGPWMLRLPHFRLDAQPSFGDEIQSEYFVDRAAAVAALNAIRPLGDGLRPDLYWTELRTAAADDLWLSPAYGRDVVIIHFTFFRHRPQAVAESIARIEAALQPFGARPHWGKVHGFDRAAIERVHPRLGDARVVFERLDPEGRFSNAHLERLGVREAR comes from the coding sequence GTGGAACGCAACTGGGCCGGAACCTACGAGTACACCGCACCGCGGATCGTCACGGCGACCTCCGTCGACGACGTCCGGCGCGTGCTCGCCGAACCGGGTCGCGTCCGGGCGCTCGGCACACGCCATTCGTTCACCGACCTCCCCGACACGACCGGCACGCTCGTCGACGTGACGGGCTTCGCGCCCGAGTTCGAGCTGGACGAGGCCGCGCAGACCGTCACCGTGCCGGCCGGTATCCGCTACGGCGTGCTCGCCGTGTGGCTCGACGAGCGCGGCTGGGCGCTGCGGAACATGGGCTCCCTCCCGCACATCAACGTCGGTGGCGCCACTGCGACCGGCACCCACGGCTCGGGCGACCGCAACCAGGTCCTGTCGGCGTCGGTCCGCGCCCTGCGGTACGTCGGCGCAGACGCCGAGGTGCACGACGTGCGCCGCGGCGATCCCGACTTCGACGCGCTGGTGGTCGGGCTCGGGGCCTTCGGCATCGTCGTGGCGCTCACCCTCGACGTGCAGCCCGCCTTCCGGGTCCGGCAGGACATCTACACCGGCGTGACGTGGGACCGAGCGCTCGCCGAGTACGACGCGCTGACCTCCCTCGCCTACAGCGTGTCGGTGTTCTCCCGCTGGGAGGAGCCGTCGGTGGGCTACGTCTGGGTCAAGACGCGCCTCGACGCCGACGACGACCCCGTCCCCGACACCCTGCTGGACGGAGCCCGCGCGCTCAGCGGCGAGTCCCCACTCGGGCCGGAGGACAACGTCACCGAGCTCGCGGGCGTGCCGGGACCGTGGATGCTGCGCCTCCCGCACTTCCGCCTCGATGCGCAGCCGTCCTTCGGCGACGAGATCCAGAGCGAATACTTCGTCGACCGGGCCGCCGCCGTCGCGGCGCTGAACGCGATCCGCCCGCTCGGCGACGGCCTCCGCCCGGATCTCTACTGGACGGAGCTGCGCACCGCCGCCGCCGACGACCTGTGGCTGAGCCCGGCGTACGGGCGCGACGTCGTGATCATCCACTTCACGTTCTTCCGTCACCGCCCGCAAGCCGTGGCGGAATCGATCGCCCGCATCGAGGCGGCGCTCCAGCCGTTCGGTGCCCGCCCGCACTGGGGCAAGGTGCACGGCTTCGACCGCGCGGCGATCGAGCGCGTGCACCCGCGGCTCGGCGACGCCCGGGTGGTGTTCGAGCGGCTCGACCCGGAGGGGCGGTTCAGCAACGCCCACCTCGAGCGTCTGGGCGTCCGCGAGGCGCGCTGA